From a region of the Raphanus sativus cultivar WK10039 unplaced genomic scaffold, ASM80110v3 Scaffold2238, whole genome shotgun sequence genome:
- the LOC108834927 gene encoding transcription factor VOZ1 isoform X1 — MTGKRSKTTCISASHKLFKDKAKNRVDDLQGMLLDLQYARKESSATDVILLEEQVNLMLCEWKSELNEPSPASSLQQQGQGGTLWSFSSDICRLLQLCDEEDDATSKLAAPKPEPTDQNLEPYGPLADHCKDPFLVVGNNFDGTAHLDYNQYDLQQEFEPSFNGGFNDRLGYGVEGGSLDISAFIPSICPQLSAFLGPKCALWDCPRPAQGLDWFKDYCSSFHAALAFNEGPPGMNPVVRPGGIGLKDGLLFAALSAKAGGKDVGIPECEGAATAKSPWNAPELFDLTVLESETLREWLFFDKPRRAFESGNRKQRSLPDYNGRGWHESRKQIMSEFGGLKRSYYMDPQPLHHFEWHLYEYEINKCDACALYRLELKVFVDGKKNSKGKVSTDSVADLQKQMRRLTAEFPQENNNNKRCNKGKPKVSTKVATRNVQNTVEQGNDYGVGEEFNYLVGNPTGYYIA; from the exons ATGACGGGGAAACGATCTAAGACTACTTGCATatctgcttctcacaaactatTCAAGGATAAGGCCAAGAACCGTGTTGATGATCTGCAAGGGATGCTATTGGATCTTCAGTATGCAAGGAAAGAGAGCAGCGCTACTGATGTGATACTGCTTGAGGAGCAAGTGAATCTGATGCTTTGCGAGTGGAAGTCAGAGCTCAACGAGCCATCTCCAGCATCATCCTTGCAGCAA CAGGGTCAGGGTGGTACTCTGTGGTCTTTCTCATCAGACATTTGTCGGCTGCTGCAGCTCTGTGATGAGGAAGATGATGCAACAAGCAAATTAGCTGCTCCCAAGCCCGAGCCTACTGATCAGAATCTTGAACCATATGGTCCATTGGCTGATCACTGCAAAGATCCTTTCTTAGTTGTTGGCAACAACTTTGATGGAACCGCTCATTTGGATTACAACCAGTATGATCTGCAGCAAGAGTTTGAACCAAGCTTCAATGGTGGTTTCAATGATCGTCTCGGTTATGGTGTAGAGGGTGGTTCTTTGGATATCTCTGCTTTCATCCCTTCTATCTGTCCTCAACTCTCTGCTTTCTTGGGTCCAAAATGTGCTCTTTGGGACTGTCCCAGACCTGCTCAAGGACTCGACTGGTTCAAGGATTACTGCAGCAGCTTCCACGCTGCACTGGCTTTCAATGAAGGTCCACCGGGTATGAATCCCGTTGTGCGTCCTGGAGGCATTGGCCTGAAAGATGGTCTGCTTTTTGCTGCTCTCAGCGCAAAGGCTGGAGGGAAAGACGTCGGTATTCCCGAATGTGAAGGAGCTGCAACTGCTAAATCTCCATGGAATGCTCCAG AGCTCTTTGATCTCACGGTTCTAGAGAGTGAGACACTAAGGGAGTGGCTATTCTTTGACAAGCCAAGGAGGGCCTTTGAGAGCGGGAACAGAAAGCAAAGATCTTTACCGGATTACAACGGTCGCGGCTGGCACGAGTCACGCAAACAGATCATGAGCGAGTTTGGAGGGCTGAAGAGATCTTACTACATGGATCCACAGCCTCTCCACCATTTCGAATGGCATCTTTACGAGTACGAGATCAACAAGTGCGATGCTTGTGCCTTATACAGGCTCGAGCTTAAGGTGTTTGTTGATGGGAAGAAGAACTCAAAAGGTAAAGTATCAACCGACTCTGTGGCTGATCTGCAGAAACAGATGAGAAGACTCACCGCTGAGTTCCCtcaagaaaacaacaacaacaaacgcTGCAACAAAGGAAAGCCAAAAGTGAGCACAAAAGTGGCGACCAGGAATGTTCAGAACACAGTGGAGCAGGGCAATGACTATGGAGTAGGTGAAGAGTTTAACTATCTTGTCGGAAATCCAACTGGCTATTATATCGCCTGA
- the LOC108834927 gene encoding transcription factor VOZ1 isoform X2 — MTGKRSKTTCISASHKLFKDKAKNRVDDLQGMLLDLQYARKESSATDVILLEEQVNLMLCEWKSELNEPSPASSLQQGQGGTLWSFSSDICRLLQLCDEEDDATSKLAAPKPEPTDQNLEPYGPLADHCKDPFLVVGNNFDGTAHLDYNQYDLQQEFEPSFNGGFNDRLGYGVEGGSLDISAFIPSICPQLSAFLGPKCALWDCPRPAQGLDWFKDYCSSFHAALAFNEGPPGMNPVVRPGGIGLKDGLLFAALSAKAGGKDVGIPECEGAATAKSPWNAPELFDLTVLESETLREWLFFDKPRRAFESGNRKQRSLPDYNGRGWHESRKQIMSEFGGLKRSYYMDPQPLHHFEWHLYEYEINKCDACALYRLELKVFVDGKKNSKGKVSTDSVADLQKQMRRLTAEFPQENNNNKRCNKGKPKVSTKVATRNVQNTVEQGNDYGVGEEFNYLVGNPTGYYIA; from the exons ATGACGGGGAAACGATCTAAGACTACTTGCATatctgcttctcacaaactatTCAAGGATAAGGCCAAGAACCGTGTTGATGATCTGCAAGGGATGCTATTGGATCTTCAGTATGCAAGGAAAGAGAGCAGCGCTACTGATGTGATACTGCTTGAGGAGCAAGTGAATCTGATGCTTTGCGAGTGGAAGTCAGAGCTCAACGAGCCATCTCCAGCATCATCCTTGCAGCAA GGTCAGGGTGGTACTCTGTGGTCTTTCTCATCAGACATTTGTCGGCTGCTGCAGCTCTGTGATGAGGAAGATGATGCAACAAGCAAATTAGCTGCTCCCAAGCCCGAGCCTACTGATCAGAATCTTGAACCATATGGTCCATTGGCTGATCACTGCAAAGATCCTTTCTTAGTTGTTGGCAACAACTTTGATGGAACCGCTCATTTGGATTACAACCAGTATGATCTGCAGCAAGAGTTTGAACCAAGCTTCAATGGTGGTTTCAATGATCGTCTCGGTTATGGTGTAGAGGGTGGTTCTTTGGATATCTCTGCTTTCATCCCTTCTATCTGTCCTCAACTCTCTGCTTTCTTGGGTCCAAAATGTGCTCTTTGGGACTGTCCCAGACCTGCTCAAGGACTCGACTGGTTCAAGGATTACTGCAGCAGCTTCCACGCTGCACTGGCTTTCAATGAAGGTCCACCGGGTATGAATCCCGTTGTGCGTCCTGGAGGCATTGGCCTGAAAGATGGTCTGCTTTTTGCTGCTCTCAGCGCAAAGGCTGGAGGGAAAGACGTCGGTATTCCCGAATGTGAAGGAGCTGCAACTGCTAAATCTCCATGGAATGCTCCAG AGCTCTTTGATCTCACGGTTCTAGAGAGTGAGACACTAAGGGAGTGGCTATTCTTTGACAAGCCAAGGAGGGCCTTTGAGAGCGGGAACAGAAAGCAAAGATCTTTACCGGATTACAACGGTCGCGGCTGGCACGAGTCACGCAAACAGATCATGAGCGAGTTTGGAGGGCTGAAGAGATCTTACTACATGGATCCACAGCCTCTCCACCATTTCGAATGGCATCTTTACGAGTACGAGATCAACAAGTGCGATGCTTGTGCCTTATACAGGCTCGAGCTTAAGGTGTTTGTTGATGGGAAGAAGAACTCAAAAGGTAAAGTATCAACCGACTCTGTGGCTGATCTGCAGAAACAGATGAGAAGACTCACCGCTGAGTTCCCtcaagaaaacaacaacaacaaacgcTGCAACAAAGGAAAGCCAAAAGTGAGCACAAAAGTGGCGACCAGGAATGTTCAGAACACAGTGGAGCAGGGCAATGACTATGGAGTAGGTGAAGAGTTTAACTATCTTGTCGGAAATCCAACTGGCTATTATATCGCCTGA